GTATCGGGATCTCGAAGGTCGGATGGCGGGCGGCGTCTGCGCCGGTCTGGGACGGCATTTCGGAATTCCAGTCACCGCGCTTCGTGTCGCCTTCGTGATCGCCGCGTTCGTCGGAG
This region of Vicinamibacteria bacterium genomic DNA includes:
- a CDS encoding PspC domain-containing protein; amino-acid sequence: MSTKTCPFCAEEIKEAAVKCRYCGSMLSPRTSASEWYRDLEGRMAGGVCAGLGRHFGIPVTALRVAFVIAAFVG